Proteins from one Mercurialis annua linkage group LG7, ddMerAnnu1.2, whole genome shotgun sequence genomic window:
- the LOC126656792 gene encoding uncharacterized protein LOC126656792 — protein sequence MIGTWNIRGLNDPIKQSEMKNLIVSKSLYAMGILETRVRPVNFDKVWKSCKLFKWNVINNNSFSELGRIWITYDPALIQISNITYSAQCIQCEVNWENNEFLWSVAYGSNDEIDSKNLWRELMNFRSTNRGPWLVMGDFNAMTNAGEKIGGNDSFEHSGEDFLQCINDCNLSELKKFGCEFTWTNNQAGEARIWRKLDRALINSEWLDSYGDSDYVALNAGVSDHSPLIVTINKTVNKGAKPFKFFNMWMDNEKFIDILKEVWGVDVTGCAMFNLVQKLKNLKVRLKDLNQNQFSGISLKVKESRKLLEELQNNLQKDPLNEDLLMEERAVSIHYKNCLNAEEKFLKQKSRISWLKLGDSNNKFFHNSVKVRRCRNRITKLVDANGNELKTQEEISDAMVDFYEKLLGKSYQRNHLDPNIVDRGPKLGDIDSNSLVTAVTQEEIKCAMFSINKAPGPDGYSSLFFQRNWNIVGGDVVKAIQEFFFYRKAFEPVIAMRLSRCISSLISQSQCAFIPGRRIIDNVLLAHELVHDYPNERGVASCAMKVDLRKAYDTIEWDFLEELLLGLQFPRRFIEWIMICVRTPRYSVSINGSLYGYFRGGRGIFLRLEAGIVSNITEVEALKLNHLSFADDLFLFCHGDLASAKCLRESLTHFQEVSGICVNKDKSSIFFCNVPADQKRSILDHMEFGEGYLPVKYLGMPLISRRLTKDDCQKVILKITNRISAWNVKYLSYAGRLQLINSILPLERQLIWKEVWWYCLGYSLPEQEEWWSRDKKVDIWNTAAVMKQVWIMLTDKCSLWPHWVIHNKLKKLSYWGITKPYKASWSWRNLVKLRSIAKDLFEYKVGNGRDTYFWFDPWVHGKSVLDVFPRISIEDADIPKDARIADLYRNGTWILPDAADEVTLNAWEFLRNNFIVNSQESDKVMFLKKNHFTIKDTWKFLLPDSPKVSWYSLLWKGPNIPRYSFITWIAIQKGLNTRNKLFRWGSVNSSRCVLCNDDSETIEHLFFHCKFSDVVWRGVLKGCGIRRDLLRWGREISWFTRKFKGRNLRNRLCRLAFCAAVYYIWIERNDAVFKGCRPRDSEVIKKVRFAVCSRLNLSIDTDVNSCWM from the exons ATGATAGGCACATGGAATATAAGGGGTCTAAATGACCCAATAAAACAGTCAGAAATGAAAAATCTGATTGTTAGTAAGAGCTTGTATGCTATGGGAATTTTGGAAACAAGAGTTAGGCCAGTTAACTTTGATAAAGTTTGGAAGAGTTGTAAGTTGTTCAAATGGAATGTTATAAACAACAATAGTTTCTCTGAGTTGGGCAGAATTTGGATAACTTATGATCCTGCATTAATCCAAATTAGCAATATTACTTATTCAGCTCAATGTATTCAATGTGAAGTAAATTGGGAGAATAATGAATTTTTATGGTCTGTTGCTTATGGATCAAATGATGAGATTGACAGCAAAAATTTATGGAGGGAGCTTATGAATTTCAGATCTACTAATAGAGGTCCTTGGTTGGTAATGGGTGATTTTAATGCCATGACTAATGCAGGGGAGAAAATTGGAGGTAATGACAGTTTTGAGCATAGTGGAGAGGATTTTCTTCAGTGCATAAATGATTGTAATCTTAGTGAGTTAAAGAAATTTGGGTGTGAGTTCACTTGGACAAATAATCAAGCTGGAGAAGCCAGAATCTGGAGGAAACTAGATAGGGCTCTGATAAATTCTGAATGGTTGGATAGTTATGGTGATTCAGACTATGTTGCTCTTAATGCAGGAGTTTCAGACCACTCTCCTTTGATAGTTACAATCAACAAGACAGTTAATAAAGGGGCTAAGCCTTTTAAGTTCTTTAACATGTGGATGGATAATGAAAAATTCATTGACATTCTGAAAGAGGTTTGGGGGGTGGATGTGACAGGATGTGCTATGTTCAATTTGGTTCAGAAGCTTAAGAATCTAAAGGTCAGGTTGAAAGATCTAAATCAGAATCAATTTTCTGGGATTTCTCTTAAAGTTAAGGAGAGTAGGAAGCTTTTGGAGGAGTTGCAAAATAATCTCCAGAAGGATCCTTTAAATGAGGATTTGCTTATGGAAGAAAGGGCAGTTTCTATTCACTACAAGAATTGTCTGAATGCAGAAGAAAAGTTTCTAAAACAAAAGTCCAGAATCTCTTGGTTAAAGCTAGGAGACAGTAATAACAAGTTCTTCCACAATTCTGTTAAAGTCAGAAGATGCAGGAATAGAATAACTAAATTGGTTGATGCCAATGGGAATGAGCTGAAGACTCAGGAAGAGATTAGTGATGCTATGGTTGATTTTTATGAAAAGCTGTTGGGGAAATCATATCAAAGGAATCACCTAGATCCTAACATTGTTGACAGAGGTCCAAAATTGGGGGATATAGATTCTAATAGTCTTGTTACAGCAGTTACTCAAGAAGAGATTAAATGTGCTATGTTCTCTATTAATAAGGCCCCTGGGCCAGATGGCTATTCTAGCCTGTTCTTTCAGAGAAACTGGAACATAGTGGGAGGAGATGTTGTTAAAGCAATCCAAGAGTTTTTTTTCTACAGGAAAGCTTTTGAGCCAG TCATAGCCATGAGACTTAGTAGATGCATCAGTTCCTTAATTAGTCAAAGCCAGTGTGCTTTTATTCCAGGTAGAAGGATTATTGACAATGTTCTTTTGGCCCATGAACTTGTGCATGATTACCCTAATGAAAGAGGTGTTGCTAGCTGTGCCATGAAAGTAGATCTAAGGAAAGCCTATGATACTATTGAGTGGGATTTCTTAGAGGAATTGCTGTTAGGACTTCAGTTTCCTAGAAGGTTCATAGAGTGGATCATGATTTGTGTAAGGACCCCTAGGTACTCTGTTTCCATAAATGGATCTTTGTATGGCTATTTTAGGGGTGGTAGGG GAATCTTTCTGAGATTGGAAGCAGGAATTGTTTCAAACATCACAGAGGTTGAGGCTCTGAAACTAAACCATCTCAGCTTTGCTGATGATCTCTTTCTCTTTTGTCATGGAGATTTGGCTTCAGCTAAATGCCTGAGGGAAAGTTTAACTCACTTTCAGGAGGTGTCTGGTATCTGTGTCAATAAAGATAAAAGCTCCATTTTTTTCTGCAATGTTCCTGCTGATCAGAAAAGGAGTATTTTAGACCACATGGAGTTTGGAGAAGGTTACCTTCCTGTTAAATACTTAGGGATGCCTCTAATATCCAGGAGGCTTACTAAAGATGATTGCcaaaaagtaattttaaaaattactaacAGAATATCTGCCTGGAATGTTAAATATCTCTCCTATGCAGGAAGATTGCAGCTCATTAACTCG ATCCTTCCTTTGGAAAGGCAGCTCATCTGGAAGGAAGTATGGTGGTATTGCCTGGGATACAGTTTGCCAGAACAAGAAGAGTGGTGGTCTAGGGATAAAAAAGTAGATATTTGGAATACTGCTGCTGTGATGAAACAGGTTTGGATTATGTTAACTGATAAATGCTCTTTGTGGCCTCATTGGGTTATTCATAATAAACTCAAGAAGCTGAGCTACTGGGGCATTACAAAGCCTTACAAAGCATCTTGGAGCTGGAGGAACTTAGTTAAGTTGCGAAGTATAGCTAAGGATCTTTTTGAGTATAAAGTTGGCAATGGTAGGGATACTTACTTCTGGTTTGATCCCTGGGTTCATGGTAAATCTGTGCTAGATGTTTTCCCTAGAATCAGCATAGAAGATGCAGACATTCCCAAGGATGCAAGAATTGCTGACCTATACAGGAATGGTACCTGGATCCTCCCAGATGCAGCAGATGAGGTGACCCTTAATGCTTGGGAGTTCCTCAGAAACAATTTCATAGTTAACAGCCAGGAGAGTGATAAGGTGATGTTCCTAAAGAAGAATCACTTTACCATAAAAGATACTTGGAAATTCCTCCTCCCTGATTCTCCAAAGGTCTCTTGGTATTCATTGTTATGGAAGGGTCCTAATATACCTCGGTATAGTTTTATTACTTGGATTGCTATCCAAAAAGGTTTGAACACTAGGAATAAACTCTTCAGGTGGGGCTCTGTAAACAGTTCCAGGTGTGTTTTATGCAATGATGATTCTGAAACTATTGAGCATTTGTTTTTCCATTGTAAATTCTCTGATGTTGTCTGGAGGGGAGTTCTGAAAGGCTGTGGCATTCGCAGAGATCTTTTAAGATGGGGTAGAGAAATCAGTTGGTTTACCAGGAAGTTCAAAGGCAGGAATTTGAGAAATAGGTTGTGCAGATTGGCTTTCTGTGCAGCTGTTTACTACATTTGGATAGAGAGGAATGATGCAGTCTTCAAAGGTTGCAGGCCTAGGGATAGTGAAGTTATAAAGAAAGTCAGATTTGCTGTTTGTAGTAGACTTAATCTCAGTATTGATACTGATGTAAATAGCTGTTGGATGTAA